Proteins co-encoded in one Enterobacter sp. R4-368 genomic window:
- the flhB gene encoding flagellar biosynthesis protein FlhB yields the protein MASEDNDDKTEAPTAHRLEKAREEGQVPRSKELTSLLIMLVGIGILWFGGEAFGRRLSMALSSGLRFDHKIISDQNLILGQIIVMLKNVLLGMLPLLTGVVIIALVAPVMLGGLVFSTKSLEFKFSKLNPLSGLGRLFSAQVGAELVKALMKALLMGSVAGFFLWHHWPDMMRLMSESPLTAMASALNLAGLCAMLVALSIIPMVGFDVFWQIYSHLKKLRMSRQDIRDEFKQSEGDPHIKGRIRQMQRAAARRRMMADVPKADVIVTNPTHYSVALQYDENKMSAPKVVAKGAGMIALRIRELGTENRVPILEAPPLARALYRHSEIGQQIPGQLYAAVAEVLAWVWQLKRWRLSGGQRPVKPENLPVPEALDFLNEKDTDG from the coding sequence GTGGCCTCTGAAGACAACGACGACAAAACAGAAGCCCCCACAGCGCACCGACTAGAGAAGGCGCGCGAAGAAGGGCAAGTCCCCCGATCCAAAGAACTGACATCGCTACTGATCATGTTGGTCGGTATCGGCATTCTGTGGTTTGGCGGTGAAGCGTTTGGTCGCAGGTTATCGATGGCGCTCTCATCCGGGCTGCGTTTTGACCACAAGATTATCAGTGACCAGAACCTGATCCTCGGGCAGATCATCGTGATGTTAAAAAACGTGCTGCTCGGTATGTTGCCGCTGTTGACGGGCGTGGTGATCATCGCGCTGGTCGCGCCGGTGATGCTGGGCGGGCTGGTGTTCAGCACCAAATCGCTGGAGTTTAAGTTTTCCAAGCTCAACCCGCTCAGCGGGTTGGGGCGTTTGTTCTCTGCGCAAGTGGGTGCGGAGCTGGTGAAAGCGTTGATGAAAGCGCTGCTGATGGGCAGCGTCGCGGGCTTTTTTTTATGGCACCACTGGCCGGATATGATGCGCCTGATGAGCGAATCGCCGCTGACCGCTATGGCGAGCGCCCTCAATCTGGCCGGGCTGTGCGCGATGCTGGTGGCGCTGAGCATTATCCCGATGGTGGGGTTTGACGTTTTCTGGCAGATCTACAGCCATCTGAAAAAACTGCGCATGTCCCGCCAGGACATCCGTGACGAATTTAAACAGAGCGAAGGCGACCCGCACATTAAAGGCCGCATCCGTCAGATGCAGCGTGCAGCGGCGCGCCGTCGCATGATGGCCGATGTGCCAAAAGCAGATGTCATTGTCACCAACCCGACGCACTACTCCGTCGCACTGCAATATGACGAGAATAAGATGAGTGCGCCGAAAGTGGTGGCCAAAGGCGCGGGAATGATTGCGCTGCGTATTCGTGAGCTGGGGACGGAGAACCGTGTGCCGATCCTCGAAGCGCCACCGCTGGCGCGTGCGCTCTATCGCCATTCTGAAATTGGTCAGCAAATCCCGGGCCAGCTGTATGCGGCAGTTGCCGAAGTGCTGGCGTGGGTATGGCAGTTGAAACGCTGGCGTCTGTCCGGCGGGCAACGACCTGTTAAACCTGAGAATCTCCCGGTGCCTGAGGCGCTGGACTTTTTGAACGAGAAGGACACTGATGGCTAA
- a CDS encoding type II CAAX endopeptidase family protein: protein MPRHLDRISHTAICIAAFVSYYSLFYLAFFIPGFMTLYRNGLAVPFLCTALLLPCSLLLWRYYARHFEGLLPVGTLALRNLTVPLLALAVMLVMEKLFQQPEPWLDSLRDYTGLTRWAWILTACLVAPVSEEIIFRGFLLNASLGWGKAPQQVGIVLTSLLFAVIHMQYHAPITFIQLFIFSAVLCVVRLGTGGLIVPMVLHALANTFSMGDIFLQ from the coding sequence ATGCCACGACACCTGGACAGAATTTCGCATACGGCAATTTGCATCGCGGCGTTTGTTAGCTATTACAGCCTCTTTTATCTGGCTTTTTTCATCCCCGGTTTTATGACGCTTTATCGAAATGGCCTTGCCGTGCCGTTTCTCTGCACCGCGCTGTTATTGCCTTGTTCACTGCTACTCTGGCGCTATTACGCGCGCCATTTTGAGGGGCTATTACCCGTTGGCACACTGGCACTGCGTAACCTAACGGTGCCACTGCTGGCGCTGGCGGTGATGCTGGTGATGGAGAAATTGTTTCAGCAGCCCGAACCCTGGCTTGATTCGCTGCGTGATTACACCGGGTTGACCCGCTGGGCGTGGATTTTAACGGCGTGCCTGGTGGCACCCGTAAGTGAAGAGATTATCTTCCGCGGCTTTTTACTCAATGCCAGCCTGGGATGGGGAAAAGCGCCGCAGCAAGTGGGGATTGTGCTGACCTCACTGCTGTTCGCCGTCATCCATATGCAATATCACGCGCCCATCACCTTTATTCAGCTCTTTATTTTTTCTGCGGTGTTATGTGTGGTCAGGCTCGGTACGGGCGGCTTGATTGTCCCGATGGTGTTGCATGCGCTGGCGAACACCTTCTCAATGGGGGATATTTTCCTGCAATAA
- the cheZ gene encoding protein phosphatase CheZ: protein MIQPSIKPADEHSPSDIIARIGSLTRMLRDSLRELGLDQAIAEAAEAIPDARDRLDYVVQMTAQAAERALNSVEASQPHQDEMEKGSKALSKRWDEWFENPIELADARELVTDTRKFLGEIPGHTSFTNAQLLDIMMAQDFQDLTGQVIKRMMDVIQEIERQLLMVLLENIPEQSARPKRENDSLLNGPQLDATKAGVVASQDQVDDLLDSLGF from the coding sequence ATGATTCAACCTTCAATTAAACCAGCGGACGAACATTCACCCAGCGACATCATTGCCCGGATTGGCAGCCTGACGCGTATGTTGCGTGATAGCCTGCGCGAATTAGGTCTCGACCAGGCGATTGCCGAAGCTGCGGAAGCGATTCCGGACGCGCGTGACCGTCTGGATTATGTTGTGCAGATGACCGCGCAAGCGGCAGAACGCGCGCTTAACAGCGTTGAAGCCTCTCAGCCGCACCAGGATGAGATGGAAAAAGGCTCGAAAGCGCTGAGCAAACGTTGGGACGAGTGGTTTGAAAACCCGATCGAACTGGCGGATGCGCGTGAACTGGTGACCGATACGCGCAAATTCCTTGGCGAAATTCCGGGGCACACCAGCTTCACCAACGCCCAGTTGCTGGACATCATGATGGCGCAGGATTTCCAGGACCTCACCGGTCAGGTTATCAAACGCATGATGGATGTTATCCAGGAGATCGAACGTCAGCTGTTGATGGTGCTGCTGGAGAACATCCCGGAACAGTCCGCACGGCCGAAGCGTGAAAACGACAGCCTGCTCAATGGCCCACAACTCGACGCGACCAAAGCGGGCGTAGTGGCAAGCCAGGATCAGGTCGACGACTTGCTCGACAGTCTGGGTTTCTGA
- the cheY gene encoding chemotaxis response regulator CheY, whose protein sequence is MADKELKFLVVDDFSTMRRIVRNLLKELGFNNVEEAEDGVDALNKLQTGGFGFVISDWNMPNMDGLELLKTIRADSNMASMPVLMVTAEAKKENIIAAAQAGASGYVVKPFTAATLEEKLGKIFEKLGM, encoded by the coding sequence ATGGCGGATAAAGAGCTTAAGTTTTTGGTCGTGGATGACTTTTCCACCATGCGTCGAATTGTACGTAACCTGCTAAAAGAGCTGGGATTTAACAACGTTGAAGAAGCAGAAGACGGTGTTGATGCGTTAAACAAATTGCAGACGGGTGGCTTCGGTTTTGTTATCTCTGACTGGAACATGCCAAACATGGACGGTCTGGAACTGCTGAAAACGATTCGTGCCGACAGCAATATGGCTTCCATGCCGGTGCTGATGGTTACAGCAGAAGCGAAAAAAGAGAACATCATCGCGGCGGCGCAGGCCGGCGCGAGCGGCTACGTGGTGAAACCGTTTACCGCTGCAACCCTGGAAGAGAAACTCGGTAAGATCTTCGAGAAACTTGGCATGTGA
- a CDS encoding chemotaxis response regulator protein-glutamate methylesterase, producing MSKIRVLSVDDSALMRQIMTEIINSHSDMEMVATAPDPLVARDLIKKFNPDVLTLDVEMPRMDGLDFLEKLMRLRPMPVVMVSSLTGKGSEVTLRALELGAIDFVTKPQIGIREGMLAYSEMIADKVRTASRARIAAHKPMEAPTMLKAGPLLSSEKLLVIGASTGGTEAIRHVLQPLPLSSPGILITQHMPPGFTRSFAERLNKLCQISVKEAEDGERVLPGHAYIAPGDRHMELARSGANYQIKIHDGPPVNRHRPSVDVLFNSVAKHAGRNAVGVILTGMGNDGAAGMLAMHQAGAWTIAQNEASCVVFGMPREAINMGGVSEVVDLSQVSQQMLAKISAGQAIRI from the coding sequence ATGAGTAAAATCAGGGTGTTGTCCGTCGATGATTCCGCATTGATGCGCCAGATCATGACAGAAATTATCAATAGCCACAGCGATATGGAAATGGTGGCGACGGCGCCAGACCCATTGGTTGCCCGGGATTTAATTAAAAAATTCAACCCGGACGTGTTAACGCTGGATGTGGAAATGCCGCGCATGGATGGGCTGGATTTCCTTGAAAAATTAATGCGTTTGCGTCCAATGCCGGTGGTAATGGTCTCTTCACTGACCGGTAAAGGCTCGGAAGTGACGCTGCGGGCGCTGGAACTGGGGGCAATTGATTTTGTCACCAAACCGCAGATTGGCATTCGCGAAGGCATGCTGGCTTACAGCGAGATGATTGCCGACAAGGTACGCACCGCGTCACGCGCGCGTATCGCGGCGCATAAACCGATGGAAGCGCCGACCATGCTGAAAGCCGGGCCGTTACTCAGCTCGGAAAAACTGCTGGTAATTGGCGCGTCAACCGGAGGAACAGAGGCAATTAGGCATGTACTCCAGCCATTGCCGCTCTCAAGTCCGGGTATTCTTATCACTCAGCATATGCCACCGGGCTTTACCCGCTCATTTGCTGAGCGTTTGAATAAGCTCTGTCAGATCAGCGTCAAAGAAGCGGAAGATGGTGAGCGCGTATTACCCGGACACGCGTATATTGCACCTGGCGATCGGCATATGGAGCTGGCGCGTAGCGGGGCGAACTATCAAATTAAGATCCATGACGGCCCGCCGGTTAACCGGCACCGACCGTCGGTGGACGTGCTGTTTAATTCGGTGGCGAAACACGCGGGGCGTAACGCCGTGGGAGTGATTCTCACGGGGATGGGCAACGATGGCGCGGCCGGAATGTTAGCAATGCACCAGGCGGGCGCCTGGACGATTGCGCAAAATGAAGCAAGTTGTGTGGTGTTCGGCATGCCGCGTGAGGCCATCAATATGGGTGGCGTCAGCGAAGTGGTCGATCTTAGCCAGGTAAGCCAGCAGATGCTGGCAAAAATCAGTGCCGGACAGGCGATACGTATTTGA
- the cheR gene encoding protein-glutamate O-methyltransferase CheR, which yields MTSSMPNGQTSSILQQMTQRLALSDAHFRRICQLIYQRAGIVLADHKRDMVYNRLVRRLRTLGLDDFGRYLSMLEANQNSAEWQAFINSLTTNLTAFFREAHHFPVLADHARKRTGEYRVWSAAASTGEEPYSLAITLADALGMAPGRWKVFASDIDTEVLEKARSGIYRQDELKTLSPQQMQRYFMRGTGPHAGLVRVRQELANYVDFTTVNLLDKQYNVPGPFDAIFCRNVMIYFDKTTQQDILHRFAPLLKPDGLLFAGHSENFSNLVREFTLRGQTVYALSKDKA from the coding sequence ATGACATCATCCATGCCTAACGGGCAAACGTCATCAATATTGCAACAGATGACACAGCGCCTGGCGCTGTCCGACGCGCACTTCCGTCGGATATGTCAATTGATCTACCAGCGTGCGGGGATTGTCCTCGCGGATCATAAACGCGACATGGTTTACAACCGCCTTGTCCGCCGTTTACGCACGCTTGGGCTAGATGATTTTGGCCGCTATCTGAGCATGCTGGAAGCGAACCAGAACAGCGCCGAGTGGCAAGCGTTTATTAACTCGCTGACCACCAATCTCACCGCGTTTTTCCGGGAGGCTCATCACTTCCCGGTTCTCGCGGACCATGCGCGCAAACGCACGGGGGAATACCGGGTCTGGAGCGCGGCGGCGTCGACAGGCGAAGAGCCGTACTCGCTTGCCATTACCCTCGCTGACGCGCTGGGTATGGCACCGGGTCGCTGGAAAGTTTTCGCCAGCGATATTGATACAGAAGTGCTGGAAAAAGCGCGTAGCGGCATCTACCGCCAGGACGAGTTGAAAACCCTCTCGCCCCAGCAGATGCAACGCTACTTTATGCGCGGCACAGGCCCGCATGCCGGGCTGGTGCGCGTACGGCAGGAACTGGCGAACTACGTCGATTTCACCACGGTCAATTTGCTGGATAAGCAATACAACGTTCCGGGGCCTTTCGACGCAATTTTTTGCCGTAACGTAATGATTTATTTTGATAAAACGACGCAACAGGACATTCTGCATCGTTTCGCTCCGCTGCTTAAGCCGGACGGATTATTGTTTGCCGGGCATTCGGAGAACTTCAGCAACCTCGTGCGTGAGTTTACCCTTCGTGGGCAAACAGTTTATGCGCTGAGTAAGGATAAAGCATGA
- the tap gene encoding methyl-accepting chemotaxis protein IV, whose protein sequence is MLNRIRISTTLFLILIVCGILQVGSNGLSFWAFKESTSHLQEVENSNHQRSALMQMRATLLQASTALNKAGTLTALSYPPDDIKALMTQAKASLKQSAEVEKEFLGLKVMTPEGKKLQEITQASYTAWRGDLEHQATWLENNQLSDFMTAPVQESQDKFDASFSAWEKHINHFTEQARADGESNYHRSAVIFVVVVILAALLTSAALFWSRKMIVQPLAVVSSHFDSIAEGNLARPIAVEGRNEISAIFTSLKKMQTALRTTVSDVRQGSYAMHTGISEIAAGNNDLSSRTEQQAASLAQTAASMEQLTSTVSQNADNARQASVLAQSAAETARKGGQQTSSVASTMQQIAGSSQKIGDIISVIDGIAFQTNILALNAAVEAARAGEQGRGFAVVAGEVRNLASRSAQAAKEIKGLIEESVSRVQQGSTLVDTAAQTMTEIVRSVTQVNDIMGEIASASDEQRRGIEQVAQAVTQMDQVTQQNAALVEEAASATDQLANQADNLTALVAVFKIEEHVAIPEVAPPKAVPVAS, encoded by the coding sequence ATGTTAAATCGTATTCGCATCTCGACAACACTTTTTTTGATTTTGATCGTGTGTGGCATTTTACAGGTTGGCAGTAACGGGTTGTCTTTCTGGGCATTTAAAGAGAGCACTTCACACTTACAAGAAGTAGAAAACAGTAATCACCAGCGCAGCGCATTAATGCAGATGCGGGCCACGCTGCTTCAGGCCAGCACCGCGTTGAACAAAGCCGGGACGTTAACGGCGCTGAGTTATCCGCCGGATGACATCAAGGCGCTGATGACCCAGGCGAAAGCCAGCCTCAAGCAGTCGGCAGAGGTAGAAAAAGAGTTTCTTGGCCTGAAGGTGATGACACCGGAAGGCAAAAAATTACAGGAAATCACGCAGGCCAGTTACACCGCCTGGCGCGGTGACCTGGAGCACCAGGCGACCTGGCTTGAAAACAACCAGCTGTCGGACTTTATGACCGCGCCGGTGCAGGAGTCGCAGGATAAGTTTGATGCCAGTTTCAGTGCGTGGGAGAAACACATTAACCACTTTACTGAACAGGCGAGAGCGGATGGTGAAAGTAATTATCATCGCTCGGCGGTGATTTTTGTCGTGGTGGTTATTCTTGCCGCGTTATTGACCAGCGCCGCGTTGTTCTGGTCGCGCAAGATGATTGTCCAGCCGCTGGCGGTGGTCAGCAGCCACTTTGACAGCATCGCTGAAGGCAATCTGGCACGACCGATTGCCGTTGAGGGGCGTAACGAGATCTCGGCGATTTTTACCAGCCTGAAAAAGATGCAAACTGCGTTACGCACCACGGTGAGCGATGTCCGCCAGGGCAGCTACGCGATGCATACCGGTATCTCGGAAATCGCGGCGGGCAACAATGATTTATCGTCGCGAACGGAGCAGCAGGCGGCGTCGCTGGCGCAAACCGCGGCCAGCATGGAGCAGTTAACGTCGACGGTAAGCCAGAACGCCGATAACGCCCGTCAGGCTTCCGTACTTGCGCAGAGCGCGGCGGAAACGGCGAGAAAAGGCGGGCAGCAGACATCGAGCGTGGCAAGTACCATGCAGCAGATTGCCGGCAGCTCGCAGAAAATTGGCGACATCATCAGTGTGATTGATGGCATCGCGTTTCAGACCAATATTCTGGCGCTGAACGCCGCCGTGGAAGCGGCCCGCGCCGGTGAACAGGGGCGGGGTTTCGCGGTGGTCGCCGGTGAGGTGCGTAACCTGGCAAGCCGCAGCGCGCAGGCGGCAAAAGAGATTAAAGGCCTGATTGAAGAGTCGGTTTCCCGCGTTCAGCAGGGATCCACCCTGGTGGATACCGCCGCGCAGACGATGACGGAAATCGTCCGCTCTGTCACTCAGGTCAACGACATCATGGGCGAGATCGCCTCCGCGTCCGATGAACAACGGCGCGGGATAGAGCAGGTGGCTCAGGCAGTAACACAGATGGATCAGGTGACACAACAGAACGCTGCGCTGGTTGAAGAGGCAGCTTCCGCCACCGACCAACTGGCTAACCAGGCAGATAATCTTACCGCGCTGGTGGCCGTATTTAAGATTGAAGAGCATGTCGCAATACCCGAAGTGGCACCGCCTAAGGCAGTGCCCGTTGCATCCTGA
- the tar gene encoding methyl-accepting chemotaxis protein II: protein MLNRIRVVTLLMSVLVVFALLQLVSGGLFFSSLKQNQQSFAVSNDLRMQQTELGKAWELMLQTRINLSRSSARMLLDPSNQQSSAKTDLLNSAKASLADAAKHYDAFRALPSLPETDAARQTLDEKYRTYNAALAELVQFLEAGNINGFMAQPTQGMQNALGDAMKKYADLSEGLYRNAWEQSVSDYNFAKWQMAILALALVIVLAGVWYGIRRILLSPLSSVIAHIREIAGGNLTHSLTIAGRSEMTELAQSVDHMQNALIETVTNVRQGSDAIYAGTSEIAAGNNDLSSRTEEQASALEQTAASMEELTATVKQNADNARQAALLAQSASETAERGGKVVNSVVKTMHDIAGSSQKIADIISVIDGIAFQTNILALNAAVEAARAGEQGRGFAVVAGEVRNLASRSAQAAKEIKGLIEDSVSRVDTGSVLVESAGETMSDIVNAVTRVNDIMGEIASASDEQSRGIDQVALAVSEMDRVTQQNASLVQQSAAAAAALEEQASLLTQAVSAFRLSSVSGKPASRATTPAAGSAQTPARSRQLVTGQEDNWETF, encoded by the coding sequence ATGTTGAACCGTATCCGCGTCGTTACTCTGCTTATGAGCGTGCTGGTGGTCTTTGCCTTGTTGCAGCTTGTCTCTGGTGGCCTGTTTTTTTCGTCGCTTAAGCAAAACCAGCAAAGTTTTGCGGTCTCCAATGACCTGCGCATGCAACAGACGGAATTAGGTAAAGCCTGGGAGTTGATGCTGCAAACGCGTATCAACCTGAGCCGTTCCTCGGCGCGGATGTTGCTGGATCCGAGCAACCAGCAGAGCAGTGCGAAAACCGATTTGCTGAACAGCGCGAAAGCGTCGCTTGCCGATGCGGCAAAACATTACGATGCCTTCCGCGCGCTGCCATCGCTGCCGGAAACTGACGCCGCGCGCCAGACGCTGGATGAGAAATACCGCACCTACAATGCCGCGCTGGCGGAACTGGTGCAGTTCCTTGAAGCCGGCAATATTAACGGCTTTATGGCGCAGCCGACGCAGGGGATGCAAAACGCCCTTGGCGATGCGATGAAGAAATACGCGGATTTGAGTGAAGGCTTGTATCGCAATGCCTGGGAACAGAGTGTCAGTGATTACAATTTTGCCAAATGGCAGATGGCGATCCTGGCGCTGGCGCTGGTGATCGTGCTGGCCGGGGTCTGGTATGGCATTCGCCGTATTCTGCTGTCGCCGTTGTCGTCGGTCATTGCCCACATCCGTGAAATCGCCGGTGGCAACCTGACACATTCGCTGACCATTGCTGGTCGCAGTGAAATGACCGAGCTGGCGCAGAGCGTTGACCATATGCAGAACGCGCTGATCGAAACGGTGACCAACGTTCGCCAGGGTTCAGATGCCATTTACGCCGGTACCAGTGAAATCGCCGCCGGCAACAACGATCTCTCGTCCCGTACCGAAGAGCAGGCGTCCGCGCTCGAGCAGACCGCCGCCAGTATGGAAGAGTTGACCGCCACGGTGAAACAGAACGCCGATAACGCCCGTCAGGCTGCACTGCTGGCGCAGAGTGCGTCGGAAACGGCAGAGCGCGGCGGTAAAGTAGTCAACAGCGTGGTAAAAACCATGCACGACATTGCGGGCAGTTCGCAAAAAATTGCCGATATTATTAGTGTGATTGACGGCATTGCTTTCCAGACCAATATCCTGGCGCTGAACGCCGCGGTGGAAGCGGCCCGCGCCGGTGAACAAGGGCGTGGTTTCGCCGTGGTCGCCGGAGAAGTGCGCAATCTTGCCAGCCGCAGTGCGCAGGCGGCGAAAGAAATTAAAGGCTTAATTGAAGATTCTGTCTCCCGTGTCGATACCGGTTCTGTGCTGGTGGAGAGCGCAGGGGAGACGATGTCGGACATCGTTAACGCGGTAACCCGGGTGAACGACATTATGGGTGAGATCGCCTCGGCTTCTGATGAACAGAGCCGCGGCATCGATCAGGTTGCGCTGGCGGTATCCGAAATGGATCGCGTCACGCAGCAAAACGCGTCACTGGTACAACAATCGGCAGCCGCAGCGGCCGCTTTAGAAGAACAAGCCAGTTTGTTGACGCAGGCGGTATCTGCTTTCCGCCTTTCTTCTGTATCCGGCAAACCGGCGTCGCGTGCTACAACTCCGGCAGCAGGCAGCGCTCAGACCCCGGCGCGGAGTCGCCAACTTGTAACCGGACAAGAGGATAACTGGGAAACATTTTAG
- a CDS encoding spore coat U domain-containing protein: MRRLFLLLLLLSSGSAWSACTVSTTSGAFGTVTSFVLNASAQNTTASLIVRCDAALNLLTNDSITLTVTGASATASNRGVMKRSDNAAVTDVIPLRVCGQANCANNSEATISGNSYTWSGAVLLALLGTRTYTLPLYFLTVPGQNVSAGPYTVTLNFSVAYNVCSVGILGFCSTAQTGTATTSLQVNGTITNDCTTISAPNVNFGSAPLVRNFPTISQSVAITCTKGMVYTVGINNGGYYNGSARNMASGSNRLSYEIYKGATTNRWGSAGAERWSSGVSSQVSTDGLLRTYNYTAQILTSQTTPPGGTYSDTLTVDIAF, from the coding sequence ATGCGTCGGCTATTTCTTCTTTTATTACTCCTGAGCAGCGGGTCAGCGTGGTCGGCCTGTACGGTTAGCACGACCAGTGGTGCGTTCGGCACGGTGACGTCGTTTGTGCTTAACGCCTCGGCGCAAAACACCACCGCCAGCCTGATTGTGCGCTGCGACGCGGCGCTCAACCTGCTCACCAACGACTCGATTACCCTGACGGTGACCGGGGCGAGCGCCACCGCCTCGAACCGGGGCGTCATGAAACGGTCTGATAATGCCGCCGTGACGGATGTGATCCCGCTCCGTGTCTGCGGCCAGGCCAACTGCGCAAATAATAGCGAAGCGACTATCAGTGGTAACAGCTACACCTGGAGCGGTGCCGTCTTGCTGGCGTTGCTGGGTACCCGAACCTATACCTTGCCGCTCTATTTCCTCACCGTACCGGGGCAAAACGTCAGCGCCGGGCCTTATACAGTGACGCTCAATTTTAGCGTCGCGTATAACGTCTGCTCGGTGGGGATTTTAGGGTTCTGTTCGACAGCACAAACCGGCACGGCGACCACCAGCCTGCAGGTCAACGGCACCATCACCAACGACTGCACCACCATCAGTGCACCGAACGTTAATTTTGGCAGCGCGCCGCTGGTGCGCAACTTCCCGACCATTTCGCAATCTGTTGCCATCACCTGTACGAAAGGCATGGTTTACACCGTCGGCATCAACAACGGCGGCTACTACAACGGCAGCGCACGGAATATGGCCAGCGGCAGCAACCGGCTCAGTTATGAGATTTACAAAGGGGCAACCACCAACCGCTGGGGCAGCGCCGGTGCGGAGCGCTGGTCAAGCGGCGTCTCATCGCAGGTGAGCACCGATGGCCTGCTGCGAACCTACAATTACACCGCGCAAATTTTGACGTCGCAGACCACGCCGCCGGGGGGAACATATAGTGATACATTAACTGTGGATATCGCGTTTTAA